One Leptolyngbya sp. 'hensonii' DNA segment encodes these proteins:
- a CDS encoding glycosyltransferase, whose translation MVDTEVYAPGGGEQVRAQWQQAIGGQKFLLNVCRQTWLWKGNDRLIHAFSRFVKEYGDWRLILMEWGKDIEQSKVLIEALDIKDKVLWEPMSSKPRLRRLQQAADVVSDQFVMAAYGTSVLESMAAGKPVLKSPLNPQNDLLCISDLPPFVTANEIDEIYQALIKLDDEEFKQKKGVESHDWVRRNHGYLAITERYIDAYKSALCF comes from the coding sequence ATGGTGGATACAGAGGTGTATGCGCCAGGGGGAGGAGAACAAGTCCGAGCACAATGGCAGCAAGCAATTGGTGGCCAGAAATTTCTGCTTAATGTTTGCCGTCAAACATGGCTCTGGAAAGGCAACGATCGCTTAATTCATGCCTTCAGTCGCTTTGTTAAAGAGTATGGTGACTGGCGATTAATTCTGATGGAGTGGGGAAAAGATATTGAGCAATCCAAGGTACTGATTGAGGCGTTAGACATTAAAGACAAAGTCCTGTGGGAACCGATGTCTTCCAAGCCTCGCCTCCGTAGGCTCCAGCAAGCCGCTGATGTTGTATCCGACCAGTTTGTCATGGCTGCCTATGGGACTTCTGTTTTAGAGTCCATGGCTGCAGGTAAGCCAGTGCTCAAAAGCCCTCTCAATCCTCAAAACGATTTATTGTGTATTTCAGATCTGCCTCCCTTCGTAACTGCAAATGAAATTGATGAAATTTATCAAGCTTTGATTAAGCTAGATGATGAAGAATTCAAACAAAAAAAAGGGGTGGAAAGCCATGATTGGGTCAGGCGTAATCATGGTTACTTAGCTATTACAGAACGATATATTGATGCCTACAAAT